The genomic DNA GGAATGCCAGATGGATCTGTTCTCAGACAGGACCTCGTCCCACACCATCCGGGCCAACCAGCTCCGGCTGTGGTTCTCGGCCGCAGCCTATGTCCTGCTGACCGCTCTGCAAAGACTGGCCCTTGGCCAGACCAGCCTGGAGACGGCGACCTGTGGCACCATACGCGCACGACTGCTCAAAATCGCGACACGTGTAACGCTCAGCGTCCGTCGGATTGTCCTGTCCATGCCGGACATGTTCCCCTGTCAGCATGAATTCGCCCTCGCTCATGCACGATTGCGAAGGCTCCGGCAGGCCATCTGAAGAAACAGACAGTGCACAGACCACATAGCTTCCACCAACACTGCCTTCTCAGGCCGTGACACCCTCACTGCGTTCAGAACCCGCCGCCAGAAGCAGAATATCGTCAATATTCCAGATCGGGCTCCTGTGGGATGACTGAACTCTACAAAATGACCTGAAATTGCCTCAAGTGTGAGAAATCCGCGTCGAGGGTTCGCGGTGCCACCCGTCTGATCCACGCCTTCATTTTGGCGAAGATGTTTTCGATCGGGTTGAAATCAGGACTGTAGGGCGGCAGGAACAACAACCTGGCGCCGACTGCCTCCACAGCCTCGCGGGCAACGGCTCCTTTATGGGCGGGCAGATTGTCCAGAATGACGACGTCTCCCGGTGATAAGGTTGGAACGAGCACCTTGCGGGTATAGGCGGCAAACCATTCGCCGGTCATTGGGCCGTCCAGCATCATCGGTGCTGTCATGCCGGAGAGGCGCAGCCCGCCGATGAACGTCGTGGTTTTCCAGTGCCCGTGGGGCACGGACATCCGACAGCGCGTGCCCCGTTGTGACCGCCCCCGCAGGCGAGCCATCTTCGTTGAGACGGCTGTTTCGTCGATGAAGATCAGACGGGTCGGATCAAGGTCAGGCTGGCTGTCAAACCAGGCCTCGCGCTGCTGTGCGACGTCGGGCCGTGTCTGCTCGCTGGCGTGCGCCGTTTTTTTTGATGGTCATGTCGTGACGGTCGAGACAGCGCCAGATCGTGCTCGGCGCAAAGCGGACACCGTGTTCCGCTGCAAGTGTCTCCGCCAGTTCGACAAGGGAAATATCGGCCTTTGTTTCAATCGCGGCCAGCAGGAAGGTTGACCACGCTTCAATCCGGTGAGAACGGCGATCGCCGCCCTGTTTAAGCGCATGGTCACGACCGCTGGCCTGCCACTCAGCAACCCAGCGGATAACGCTCGACGAAGACACACCAAAACGAACCGCCGCCGCACGACGGGTCATGCCAGAGGCAACAGCCGCAATCGTGCGGCGGCGAAGGTCAGCAGACAGGGCTCGGGTCATACGGGCCGGCCTCCATACCGGCACATAGTATGAATCAGATTTCGACCAGTATGGGAATCTTAAAATGAACCTATTAGATCGGATTATGCTCTAACTGTTTACAAGCTGCGTAAACGGCAGGTGCATCCTGACGGGTTAAGGCCCCATGCCCAAGAATAATCATAGGACGAGAAGATTTTTGCAAAACTTCCGCAAAAACATGCTCTCCCGCCAAAAGTTTATCCAGAACATCCGGTCCATCAGCCAGAATATCAACCTGATATGTTGGATCAGAAACAAACTGACCGATACTAGCTATAGGAAAGCCGCCTCGCCCTGCATCCAGATACCGCTTACGAATACGGGTATTTAAAACAGGGGCCTCACGCCGTGGCTCTACCCCCACTAACAACAGAGCATCTGCCTCATCTATTCCGGCAATATCGCTGTTAAACAGGTAATTTGCGCGTGCGCTCAAATCATACCATGCGCTATCCTGTCGGCAGTCCAAGTTTGATGAGCCAAGGCTGTTCAAAAAATCCTTAAGGGCACACAGGCTTTCCACATCACACAGATCACCGGCAATGGCACCGATTTTTTCACCCGGCACGCCTTCTAGCCTGCGCGCTAGAGAAACAAATGCCTCCTGCCATGTGGCCGGATGCAACTTACCATGCACACGCACCCAAGGCTGATCAAGCCGCCGACGCTTGAGCCCATCAACCGAAAAACGTCCTTTGTCAGAAAGCCATTCTTCGTTCACTTCGTCATTCACGCGCGGTACAATGCGCATAACTTCACCGCCGCGCGCCTGAATCTGGATATTCGTGCCCAGCGCATCCATAACATCAATGCTGTCTGTTTTTTTGTATTCCCATGAACGCGCATGAAAAGCCGATGGCTTAGATGTAAGGGCACCTACAGGGCAAACATCTATCAGATTTCCTGAAAGTTCTGATGTCAGCGCTTTTTGTACGTATGTGGTGATTTCAGCATTTTCACCGCGTGAGACCATACCTAGCTCAGGCGTGCCAGCTACTTCCGTACTAAACCGAACACAACGTGTGCACTGGATGCAGCGCGTCATGACCGTTTTAACCAACGGCCCAAGATCTTTGTCTGTTACTGCGCGTTTTTCTTCATGATAGCGCGAAATACCAGATCCATATCCGTAAGCCTGATCTTGCAGATCACACTCCCCACCCTGATCACAAATGGGGCAATCCAACGGATGGTTAATCAGCAGAAATTCCATAACAGCACGGCGTGCGCGGCGCACAACCTCTGTATCCGTAAAAATCTGCATCCCTTCAGAAATAGGAAAGCCGCAGGATGCAACAGGCTTGGGCGCACGCGCCACTTCTACCAGGCACATACGGCAATTACCGGCAACGGAAAGCCGTTCATGATAACAAAAGCGCGGTATTTCCTTTCCGGCAGCCTCGCAGGCCTGCAAAGCACTAAAACCTGCAGGCACATCTACCGGTGTACCGTCAACAATGACCTTCACCATTATTCTTACTCCGCCACCACAGGCACACCGCCCGCAGGCACCTGCACCAAGCCAGTGCCACCATACGCAGCCTTGTACTGCCGAATTCGGGCTTCCATTTCTGGCCGGAAATGCCGGATCAGCCCCTGAATGGGCCATGCTGCGGCGTCACCCAGCGCACAAATAGTATGGCCTTCCACCTGCTTGGTCACCTGCTCCAGCAGATCAATTTCTTCTATTTCGGCTGTGCCCTGCACCATGCGGTTCATCATGCGCATCATCCACCCGGTGCCTTCCCGACATGGCGTGCACTGCCCGCAGCTTTCATGTTTAAAGAACTTTGAAAAACGCGCGATGGCTTCAATAATATCTGTGGATTTATCCATTACAATCATGCAAGCCGTACCTAAACCGGAACGTTCTGCACGCAAACTATCGTAATCCATCAACACAGTTTCACAGATAGATTTGGGCAGCACAGGAACAGAGCAACCACCGGGAATAACGGCCAGCAGATTATCCCACCCACCGCGCACGCCACCGCCATGTTTTTCAATAATCTCTTTAAGTGGAACGCCTAATTCTTCTTCAAACACACAAGGTGTATTCACATGGCCGGAAATGGCCATAAGTTTTGTGCCTGCATTATTGGGCCGCCCTAAGCCAGAAAACCAGGCAGCCCCACGCCGCATAATGGTGGAGGTAACAGCTATGCTTTCCACATTATTTACTGTGGTTGGGCAACCATACAACCCAGCCCCTGCCGGAAACGGGGGCTTCATACGGGGTTGGCCTTTTTTGCCTTCCAAGCTTTCCAGTAGAGCTGTTTCTTCCCCACAAATATATGCGCCAGCACCACGATGGATACGGAAATCAAAATCCCATCCGCTACCAGCAGCATTTTTTCCGAGTAAACCAGCCGCGTAAGCCTCATCTATAGCTGCCTGAAGGCGCTCGGCTTCTCTACAAAATTCGCCACGGATATAAATATAAGATGCATGCGCCCCCATAGCGAAAGAGGCAATCATTGCGCTCTCTATCAGCTTATGTGGTTCATGCCGCATAACTTCCCGGTCCTTACAGGTGCCGGGTTCTGATTCATCTCCATTAATAACGAGATAATGGGGGCGGCCATCAGACTTTTTGGGCATGAATGACCACTTTAACCCGGTGGGAAAGCCCGCCCCACCCCGCCCGCGCAGGCCAGACGCTTTCATTTCCGCCACGACTGCATCTCGCCCTTTTGCGATAATATCTGCTGTATTCTCCCAGCCTCCCCGTTTACGCGCTGCGGGCAAACGCCAATCATTCTGGCCATAAAGATTGGTGAAGATACGGTCTTTATCCTGAAGCATGGCCGTTTCTCCTATTTCTGATCCGGGGATGACGCAGACGTTTCCAAAAGAGTTTTTCTGCCCCCTTCCGGTGCTGAGCACATACGGTTAATAGCTGGCCCAGCTTCTGACCTACGGCCTGCACGCAAATCTGCAATTAATGCTTCTGTGCGTGGACCATCCATATCTTCGTAGTAATCATCATCAATTTGCAGAATAGGTGCGTTGGCACATGCACCCAGGCATTCTACTTCTGTTAGCGTAAACAGACCATCTGCACTGGTTTCACCAAAATGATGAATCCCCGTTGCCTTACGGCAAGCCTCTGTTACCGCATTCGAACCACGTATAACCAGCATGGTGTGGTTGTGCAAACCTGAAGGTGATAGCGACCAATCGGCTTTGTGTTGAACATGGTGTAAAAAGAAGCAACCTCATACACACGTATTGGTGCCATCTCTAACCTGTGGGCAATTTCATCCATTGCCACAAGAGGTATCCATGCACTGCCGGTTACACGGCCCATCTGGCGCTGTGCAATATATAAAAGTGGCATAACTGCACTGGCTTTGCGTTCTTCTGGGTATTTTTTAAGAACATTTACAATTTCTGCTTCAGATTCATCATCAAAAGCAAAACTCTCCGGCTGTTTTGCCGGGGCCCAGGTGGTGTTCATCGGTCAACCTCCCCGAACACAAGATCAAGCGATCCGATAATGGCCACTATGTCTGCCAGCATACCGCGGCGAGACAATTCATCAATGGCCTGAAGATGAGCAAATCCTGTTGGGCGAATTTTGCAGCGATAAGGTCGGTTGCTTCCATCAGCAACCAGATACACCCCAAACTCTCCTTTAGGACTTTCTACCGCTGTATAGGTTGCACCGGGGGGTACGTGATACCCTTCGCTAAACAACTTGAAGTGATGAATGAGCGCTTCCATAGAACGCTTCATTTCTGCGCGTGGTGGCGGGCTGAACTTGGGGTCCTGCACCTTTACGTCTCCAGGGCGTATCTGGGCTAGGCATTGCTCAATAATCTTGACGCTTTCACGCATTTCCGCAACACGTACCAAATACCGATCATAACAATCGCCCTGCCGCGCTACCGGCACATTGAATTTAACTTTGTGATAATTGTCATAGGGCTGATTACGACGCAGATCCCACGGCACACCAGAGGCACGCAAACACGGTCCGCTAAAGCCCCAAGCTAATGCTTGCTCTGTTGTAAAAACGCCAATACCAACAGTGCGCTGTTTCCAGATACGGTTTTCAGTCAGCAAACCTTCGAGTTCATCAATCCATTTTGGAAACTCTTTGGCCCATACACCTATTTTATCTTCCAACTCTGCAGGAACATCACGTGCTACACCACCGGGGCGAAAATAATTGGCATGAAACCGTGCGCCAGATGCTGCCTCGTAAAACTCCAGAAGTTTTTCGCGTTCTTCATACCCCCACAAAGCAGGGGTAACGGCCCCACAATCTAGCCCCATAGCTGTAAGGTTGAGAATGTGGTTCAGAACACGCGTGATTTCCGCAAACATGACACGCAGCCACTTGGCACGTTCCGGAATTTCAATGCCTAGAAGTTTTTCCGTTGCCAGTGCAAATGCTTGCTCCTCACACATCGGAGAAACGTAATCCAGCCGATCAAAATACGGCAGAGCTTTCTGATAAGTTTTGTATTCTATCAGCTTTTCTGTGCCACGATGCAAAAGCCCAATATGAGGCACAGCACGTGCCACCACCTCGCCTTCCATCTCCAGAACCAAGCGCAACACACCATGCGCAGATGGATGCTGAGGCCCAAAATTCAGTGCGTGAGAATCAATTTCCACAACCTTGCGTGGTTCTTCTTCTGCCACCTTTTCTGGCACAAGACTTTCTGGAACATCTTGGCGCAGCACAGTATCTGCTGTTTCGATAAAGGTGTTTTTTACTTCAGTCATCAGCCGGACCTCTTCATGCCCTGTC from Acetobacter ascendens includes the following:
- a CDS encoding NADH-quinone oxidoreductase subunit D → MTEVKNTFIETADTVLRQDVPESLVPEKVAEEEPRKVVEIDSHALNFGPQHPSAHGVLRLVLEMEGEVVARAVPHIGLLHRGTEKLIEYKTYQKALPYFDRLDYVSPMCEEQAFALATEKLLGIEIPERAKWLRVMFAEITRVLNHILNLTAMGLDCGAVTPALWGYEEREKLLEFYEAASGARFHANYFRPGGVARDVPAELEDKIGVWAKEFPKWIDELEGLLTENRIWKQRTVGIGVFTTEQALAWGFSGPCLRASGVPWDLRRNQPYDNYHKVKFNVPVARQGDCYDRYLVRVAEMRESVKIIEQCLAQIRPGDVKVQDPKFSPPPRAEMKRSMEALIHHFKLFSEGYHVPPGATYTAVESPKGEFGVYLVADGSNRPYRCKIRPTGFAHLQAIDELSRRGMLADIVAIIGSLDLVFGEVDR
- the nuoF gene encoding NADH-quinone oxidoreductase subunit NuoF, whose protein sequence is MLQDKDRIFTNLYGQNDWRLPAARKRGGWENTADIIAKGRDAVVAEMKASGLRGRGGAGFPTGLKWSFMPKKSDGRPHYLVINGDESEPGTCKDREVMRHEPHKLIESAMIASFAMGAHASYIYIRGEFCREAERLQAAIDEAYAAGLLGKNAAGSGWDFDFRIHRGAGAYICGEETALLESLEGKKGQPRMKPPFPAGAGLYGCPTTVNNVESIAVTSTIMRRGAAWFSGLGRPNNAGTKLMAISGHVNTPCVFEEELGVPLKEIIEKHGGGVRGGWDNLLAVIPGGCSVPVLPKSICETVLMDYDSLRAERSGLGTACMIVMDKSTDIIEAIARFSKFFKHESCGQCTPCREGTGWMMRMMNRMVQGTAEIEEIDLLEQVTKQVEGHTICALGDAAAWPIQGLIRHFRPEMEARIRQYKAAYGGTGLVQVPAGGVPVVAE
- a CDS encoding helix-turn-helix domain-containing protein, with the translated sequence MTRALSADLRRRTIAAVASGMTRRAAAVRFGVSSSSVIRWVAEWQASGRDHALKQGGDRRSHRIEAWSTFLLAAIETKADISLVELAETLAAEHGVRFAPSTIWRCLDRHDMTIKKNGARQRADTARRRTAARGLV